A genomic region of Mesobacillus jeotgali contains the following coding sequences:
- a CDS encoding PstS family phosphate ABC transporter substrate-binding protein: MKKDAGFIVIYLILMPLFLSFFGIAVLPIEKFGPPALLGIISIVAMIIGFRFGKRPQAKTFYGRYLPIYTPLLLTVFLAAVGMIISKGFFGHQVWAIFVFTLFPFLPNSFISAMMGQFIYTFAVPFAYYLFFLIGYIVSERRTNSKVTISKLNLFAGIGTIILLLAVIGSIHIERSKHILPPSYGFDYGNGFSSVELEPYYVTNPNNILPKLQKPASFSVETQSEMPILDGAEAAYPVYAAFANATYIDIKNKNALPTGEEIVSFTNTIYAFERLVSGEVDIFFGAQPSASQQSLAESRGKELVLTPIGKEAFVFFVNEKNPVESLSSEHIKSIYSGKISNWNEVGGEDNKIMAFQRPADSGSQTIMEKFMGDTPLMPALKEEVAGMGDVMEEVARYRNYNNSIGYSFRFFTTGMNPNEKIKLISLDGVEPSPENIASGKYPYVVNLYAITVKDNPKKSVQPMLEWMQGPEGQKLLEEVGYIPLQ, from the coding sequence ATGAAGAAGGATGCCGGGTTTATAGTTATTTATCTAATATTAATGCCTCTATTTCTATCTTTTTTCGGGATTGCGGTTTTACCGATTGAGAAGTTCGGTCCGCCAGCCCTGTTAGGGATTATCTCGATTGTTGCTATGATCATAGGGTTTCGATTTGGGAAAAGGCCGCAGGCCAAAACGTTTTATGGTCGGTATCTGCCGATTTATACTCCGCTTTTGCTGACCGTGTTTCTTGCTGCAGTTGGGATGATAATATCAAAGGGATTCTTCGGTCATCAGGTATGGGCAATTTTCGTATTCACGCTATTCCCTTTTTTGCCGAATTCGTTTATATCCGCGATGATGGGACAATTTATATACACATTTGCAGTGCCGTTCGCTTATTATTTATTCTTTTTAATCGGCTATATCGTCTCTGAACGGAGGACGAATTCTAAAGTTACCATCAGCAAGCTGAATCTGTTTGCAGGGATAGGCACCATTATCCTGTTGTTGGCTGTCATTGGTTCAATTCATATTGAGCGCAGCAAGCATATTCTTCCGCCGTCCTATGGCTTTGATTATGGAAATGGCTTTTCGAGTGTCGAACTGGAGCCGTATTATGTGACGAACCCAAATAACATCCTGCCAAAGCTTCAAAAACCGGCGAGTTTCAGTGTGGAAACTCAAAGCGAAATGCCCATTTTGGATGGGGCGGAGGCAGCGTATCCCGTTTATGCTGCATTCGCAAACGCAACCTACATAGATATTAAAAACAAAAACGCGCTTCCAACAGGTGAGGAGATTGTTAGTTTTACGAATACAATTTATGCCTTTGAAAGACTAGTATCAGGTGAGGTTGATATTTTCTTTGGAGCCCAGCCTTCTGCTTCGCAACAAAGCCTGGCAGAGAGCAGGGGGAAGGAACTCGTTCTCACACCAATAGGCAAGGAAGCCTTTGTGTTTTTTGTAAATGAAAAGAATCCTGTTGAATCCCTGTCTTCGGAGCATATTAAATCCATTTATTCTGGTAAAATATCCAATTGGAATGAAGTTGGTGGAGAGGATAATAAGATCATGGCGTTCCAGCGGCCAGCGGACTCGGGCAGCCAGACAATCATGGAAAAATTCATGGGTGATACACCGTTAATGCCAGCGCTGAAAGAAGAAGTTGCGGGAATGGGCGATGTAATGGAGGAGGTTGCCAGGTATCGCAACTACAATAATTCAATAGGTTACTCATTCCGCTTTTTCACAACAGGCATGAATCCGAATGAAAAGATCAAGCTGATCTCACTGGACGGAGTCGAGCCATCACCTGAAAACATTGCCTCAGGTAAATATCCATATGTCGTCAATCTATATGCAATTACAGTAAAGGACAACCCAAAAAAATCCGTCCAGCCTATGCTTGAATGGATGCAGGGTCCTGAGGGCCAGAAGTTGCTTGAGGAGGTTGGATATATTCCATTACAATAG
- a CDS encoding ATP-binding protein — protein sequence MIKEETQRAYTSDIKDLHDISIALLNANDFLSSHTLDGRFTYTAPSCETLFGYTSAELFEQSIFNFCHPFDQEKLEHYFSSNQYGEIMFRFRRKEGDYLWLESSSTKGHSHTEVVLISRNVTHRVNREEKLKERQKRDRLFLEHSKDTMGIITKNGVWTYINEQGKKLMGATSFDEIVGTSLYDYTDPKDYKLLRESLDSRDSSDLEISLIRKDNDSKRAEVQLIPTVFKNRDVSLVIIKDITEQRKTEDQLQVAEKLSVIGQMAAGIAHEIRNPLTAIKGFTQLLSEHPAEEAEDYAEIILDELARIESIVGDLLVLAKPQASNLSNVDLIPLVNGVVNLLNPQATLSDAFIKIKTDSPSIYIDCEPDKIKQVLINLIQNSIEAMTNGGEILVAISKEANLASIQVTDQGAGIPEDRLNKLGEPFYSTKEKGTGLGLMICQKIIKNHGGKIDFSSIVDEGTTVTITLPVHDNYQDDII from the coding sequence ATGATCAAAGAAGAAACTCAACGAGCCTATACCTCAGATATAAAAGATTTACATGATATAAGCATAGCACTGTTGAATGCAAATGATTTTCTCTCCAGTCATACATTGGACGGAAGATTTACTTATACAGCACCCTCCTGTGAAACTCTCTTTGGTTATACGTCAGCCGAGCTGTTCGAGCAGTCCATTTTTAATTTTTGCCATCCGTTCGACCAGGAAAAGTTAGAACATTACTTTTCTTCCAATCAATACGGAGAAATCATGTTTCGTTTCAGGAGAAAAGAAGGTGATTATCTTTGGCTGGAGTCTAGCAGCACGAAGGGGCATTCACACACAGAGGTTGTGCTCATATCAAGAAATGTAACCCACCGCGTAAATCGGGAGGAAAAACTGAAAGAACGTCAAAAAAGAGATCGGTTATTCCTTGAACATTCCAAGGATACAATGGGGATCATCACAAAAAACGGTGTATGGACTTACATTAATGAACAGGGTAAGAAATTGATGGGGGCAACCAGTTTCGATGAAATAGTTGGTACGTCTTTGTATGACTATACTGACCCAAAGGACTATAAGTTGCTGCGAGAAAGCCTGGACTCAAGAGACTCCAGTGACCTTGAAATCAGTTTGATTCGGAAAGATAATGATTCGAAGAGAGCTGAGGTGCAGCTTATCCCGACGGTATTCAAAAACAGAGACGTTTCCCTTGTCATCATTAAAGATATTACAGAACAAAGGAAAACCGAGGACCAGCTGCAGGTAGCTGAAAAGCTTTCAGTAATCGGCCAAATGGCAGCCGGCATCGCTCATGAAATTAGGAATCCGTTGACCGCGATAAAAGGCTTTACTCAGCTTTTGAGTGAGCACCCAGCAGAAGAAGCAGAAGATTATGCCGAGATCATCCTGGATGAGCTCGCCCGTATAGAGTCAATAGTTGGAGACTTACTGGTCCTAGCCAAACCTCAGGCTTCCAATCTATCGAATGTAGATTTGATCCCTCTGGTGAATGGCGTTGTGAACCTGCTCAATCCTCAGGCAACGCTATCGGATGCCTTTATTAAGATCAAAACTGATTCACCTAGCATTTACATAGATTGTGAACCAGATAAAATAAAGCAGGTGTTAATCAATTTAATCCAGAATTCTATAGAGGCGATGACAAACGGCGGAGAAATTCTTGTGGCTATTTCAAAAGAAGCAAACCTAGCTTCCATTCAGGTTACGGATCAGGGAGCAGGAATTCCAGAAGACCGTCTCAATAAACTAGGAGAACCCTTCTATAGCACAAAAGAAAAAGGAACCGGCCTCGGCTTAATGATTTGCCAGAAAATCATTAAAAACCATGGCGGCAAAATCGATTTCTCTAGCATCGTTGATGAAGGAACAACCGTTACGATTACCCTGCCTGTACATGATAATTACCAGGATGACATTATCTAA
- a CDS encoding DUF600 domain-containing protein, which produces MTKIFEDFFSELQANIVSACLDYVDDKADEIFIYCSYEPKMYFFDVFYKIHGEIIHKHKLNQVVDNTNNNHVYDVSRENQRYLLKAGNELFKNLHKKFLEFNREMPTEMKLHFDVKHHKLHGKYNYELVYSNDSELFLDNIFELWYDEIKAKNKG; this is translated from the coding sequence ATGACAAAGATATTTGAGGATTTTTTTTCCGAATTACAAGCAAATATAGTTTCAGCATGTTTAGATTATGTTGATGATAAAGCTGACGAAATCTTTATTTATTGCTCCTATGAACCTAAAATGTATTTTTTTGATGTTTTCTATAAAATCCACGGAGAAATAATCCATAAACACAAATTAAATCAGGTAGTTGATAATACTAACAACAATCATGTATATGATGTATCAAGAGAAAATCAGAGGTATTTATTAAAAGCTGGCAATGAATTATTCAAAAACCTGCATAAAAAATTTCTGGAGTTTAATAGAGAAATGCCTACAGAAATGAAGTTGCATTTTGATGTTAAGCATCATAAATTACATGGTAAATATAATTATGAACTAGTGTATTCTAATGATAGTGAATTATTTCTTGATAATATATTTGAGCTTTGGTATGACGAAATTAAAGCCAAAAATAAGGGTTAA
- a CDS encoding FtsW/RodA/SpoVE family cell cycle protein: MNNRWNHFLSEVTNHIRSKEAKKFVASELEYHLNEVKKEWVGKGLSEREAEEKAVSQMGNPSMLGHELNKLHKPRIDWWLIGLLAITMALSFLPLITLGDELSDRYLVMKAIHVLLGVMIAATMMFIDYRKLENIGCVFYSIGILFLFLLLTIPNAIINGVPYFMIGPFQIESHYSLPFLFLGWASFFNNPKIKLWQHFLLFALPLILLMAVPNIAVSFIYIVMIFIMMWWSTISRKTATLIMITSILVVAAFSTFAWFTVKEYQLARILGFLNPEKYPGSWGYMYLQLKERLSSAGWFGSAAKSEPLPFEHTDYAFINLTYHYGYLFAIGLFVILSLFAARIVMISIQTNSGFGNLLLVGGVTLFLVQFIYNVGMMIGLLPLTSMSLPFISYGFIPMILNAFIMGVVLSVYRRKDLTLNRAA; the protein is encoded by the coding sequence ATGAATAATAGATGGAATCATTTTTTAAGTGAAGTGACAAATCATATTCGCTCAAAGGAAGCGAAGAAATTTGTGGCATCAGAGTTGGAATACCACCTAAATGAGGTCAAAAAAGAATGGGTTGGTAAAGGTTTGAGTGAGAGAGAGGCGGAGGAAAAAGCGGTTAGCCAAATGGGAAATCCGTCAATGCTTGGACACGAGTTGAATAAACTTCATAAGCCCAGGATTGACTGGTGGTTGATCGGTTTGTTGGCTATTACCATGGCACTGAGCTTCCTGCCGCTGATCACATTGGGTGATGAGCTATCAGATAGATATTTAGTGATGAAAGCTATTCATGTTTTACTAGGTGTGATGATTGCAGCAACCATGATGTTTATTGATTATCGAAAATTGGAAAACATAGGATGCGTATTTTATTCTATCGGGATATTGTTTTTATTCTTATTATTAACGATTCCAAATGCGATCATAAATGGGGTTCCATATTTTATGATTGGTCCGTTCCAGATTGAAAGCCACTACTCACTGCCATTCTTGTTTCTGGGCTGGGCTTCATTTTTCAACAATCCGAAAATCAAACTATGGCAGCACTTTTTATTATTTGCTTTACCACTGATTCTTTTAATGGCAGTTCCGAACATAGCAGTTAGCTTCATCTACATCGTAATGATTTTTATAATGATGTGGTGGAGCACGATTAGTCGTAAAACTGCAACTCTCATAATGATCACGTCGATATTGGTAGTTGCAGCCTTTAGCACGTTTGCCTGGTTCACAGTGAAAGAATATCAGCTTGCAAGGATATTAGGATTCCTGAATCCCGAAAAGTATCCAGGCAGCTGGGGATATATGTATCTGCAACTGAAAGAACGATTATCCTCTGCAGGTTGGTTCGGTTCAGCTGCTAAAAGTGAACCATTACCATTCGAACATACGGACTATGCCTTTATTAATCTGACCTATCACTACGGTTATTTGTTTGCGATTGGCTTATTCGTTATTCTCTCACTGTTTGCGGCGAGGATTGTTATGATATCCATTCAAACCAACTCTGGATTTGGAAACCTGTTGCTGGTGGGCGGTGTAACACTTTTTCTCGTTCAATTCATCTATAATGTTGGAATGATGATTGGCTTGCTTCCACTGACGTCCATGTCCCTGCCATTCATCAGTTATGGATTTATCCCGATGATATTAAATGCGTTTATTATGGGAGTCGTACTGAGTGTATATCGGAGGAAGGATCTTACTTTAAATAGAGCAGCTTGA
- a CDS encoding PadR family transcriptional regulator: protein MEERLNKLRKSMEKSIFKELSFSEKMRKEIHKQINMPDESDDLLTVAILQLLLHEKTGYELTGLLRSRGFKKFENNEGTLYTMLHKLEQKRLITSCWKSEGTKFYQIIDKGRKYLRKHKKESSSGRIVINGLLEE, encoded by the coding sequence ATGGAAGAACGGCTGAATAAACTCCGGAAATCTATGGAGAAGTCCATTTTTAAAGAATTAAGTTTTTCAGAAAAAATGAGAAAAGAAATTCATAAGCAAATAAACATGCCTGATGAAAGTGATGATTTGCTTACGGTAGCAATTCTGCAGCTGCTTCTTCATGAAAAAACAGGGTATGAATTGACGGGACTGCTAAGGTCGAGAGGCTTCAAGAAGTTTGAGAACAACGAGGGAACCTTATACACGATGCTACACAAGCTGGAGCAAAAACGCTTGATCACTTCCTGCTGGAAAAGTGAAGGAACGAAATTCTATCAGATTATCGATAAAGGGAGGAAATATCTCCGTAAGCATAAGAAAGAATCGTCTTCAGGCCGTATCGTCATAAATGGATTGCTGGAGGAGTGA
- a CDS encoding sigma-70 family RNA polymerase sigma factor translates to MDEITAEMNEIENAAEAIDEIMTRYGKEILQLTFSYVKNKQIAEDLTQEIFVKCYKSLHTYSGKSKFRTWLWRIASNHCKDYLKSWYNKNVFTTDYQPIYDSLQSDSVEQTVIQYEDDGQLAAAVMELPVNYREVIYLFYFEEMSIKEISAVTEVKENTIKTRLKRAKELLKERLEEI, encoded by the coding sequence GTGGATGAAATAACAGCAGAGATGAATGAAATTGAGAATGCGGCAGAGGCGATTGATGAAATCATGACCAGATATGGGAAAGAGATTCTGCAGCTAACGTTTTCGTATGTAAAAAATAAACAAATCGCTGAGGATTTGACTCAGGAGATTTTCGTGAAATGTTATAAATCGCTTCATACATATAGCGGAAAATCAAAGTTCCGGACCTGGCTATGGCGAATTGCTTCCAACCATTGCAAGGATTATTTGAAAAGCTGGTACAACAAGAATGTTTTTACGACCGATTATCAGCCTATTTATGATTCACTGCAGAGTGATAGTGTCGAGCAAACAGTCATCCAGTACGAAGACGATGGTCAGTTGGCCGCTGCCGTTATGGAGCTGCCAGTTAACTATCGGGAAGTGATTTACCTTTTTTATTTTGAAGAGATGAGCATCAAGGAAATCTCGGCGGTGACAGAGGTTAAAGAAAATACAATTAAGACACGTCTTAAGCGAGCGAAAGAACTCCTGAAAGAAAGATTGGAGGAAATATAA